In Spirochaetales bacterium, a single genomic region encodes these proteins:
- a CDS encoding alpha/beta hydrolase, with translation MRIVCIAVFALIFCRCVPRETPEIVSGRTQKHVLSIDALREREYAPSPVVIEKMISESEEYITYIVSYMSEGLKLYALMNTPRGGDGGYPLMIINHGYIPPDEYSTTRSYRTISDRYAKNGFLVLKPDYRGHDESEGRGEGPLRTIHYSIDVLNLIASAVSIDEWDSEHLFLYGHSMGGEVTLRVAEVAAGITAFSLWAPVSALIPENTLYFIRRDSYKNSESHLTALHKITSRSDYPDLSPVEHTAFITSPVVLHHGTDDESVPFDWSLNLIEAFTETGVRFIFYRHPGDNHNLSRYDYLGLIDKDIAYFKTLID, from the coding sequence ATGAGAATAGTATGTATCGCCGTTTTCGCTTTGATCTTCTGCAGGTGTGTCCCCCGGGAAACCCCGGAGATCGTTTCAGGGCGGACGCAAAAGCATGTCCTTTCGATCGATGCCTTGCGGGAGAGGGAGTACGCGCCTTCCCCGGTCGTTATCGAAAAAATGATATCGGAATCGGAGGAATACATCACATACATCGTTTCGTATATGTCCGAGGGGCTGAAATTGTACGCCCTCATGAATACCCCCCGGGGCGGTGACGGCGGATACCCTTTGATGATCATCAATCACGGCTACATCCCCCCAGACGAATATTCCACGACAAGATCTTACCGGACAATTTCCGACCGGTATGCGAAAAACGGATTTCTGGTACTCAAGCCTGATTACAGGGGGCATGACGAATCCGAAGGCAGAGGGGAAGGGCCGCTTCGAACCATCCATTACTCGATTGATGTCCTCAACCTGATCGCCTCCGCCGTTTCGATCGATGAGTGGGACAGTGAACATCTCTTTCTCTACGGCCATTCCATGGGGGGTGAGGTGACACTTCGTGTCGCAGAGGTAGCGGCCGGTATAACGGCATTCTCGCTCTGGGCCCCGGTTTCCGCGTTGATTCCGGAAAACACCCTCTATTTTATACGCCGGGATTCGTATAAAAATTCGGAATCGCATTTGACCGCCCTTCATAAAATAACATCCCGTTCGGATTATCCCGATTTATCACCGGTCGAACATACCGCCTTTATCACATCCCCGGTTGTTCTGCATCACGGCACGGACGACGAATCCGTCCCTTTTGACTGGAGTCTGAATCTCATCGAGGCTTTCACGGAGACGGGGGTCCGTTTTATCTTTTACCGGCACCCCGGCGACAATCATAACCTTTCCCGTTACGACTATCTCGGGCTGATCGACAAGGATATCGCCTATTTCAAAACGCTGATCGACTGA
- a CDS encoding rhomboid family intramembrane serine protease: protein MPNMFRCPHCGNDLIVLKSDTGKEALCPECLSWTEVPVETVKTEKPCNCKIRIKPQNEEIMPENRETADMKSEATENAEKPVENDTEAPEAEKDNGGKIYTPESEHPSTSSARDDAAIEYNTGHRMKVMSFREFLELVTPRIYVTIALIAINAIVFIVMALNGVSIFSPQADQLIRWGAKVTPLVLINNEWWRLATSVFIHIGLLHFAVNMWALWYLGILAERLFGNIGFLTIYLVSGFGGSVASLYFNPVGASAGASGAIFGIVGALIAFFATKELKIPQQISRRILLNLLIIVGINLVIGFSFNGIDNAGHIGGLLTGLGAGFFLRRRLPPVRAPRRYLRYLGVAGIAAYLLITLLTVSPFYRNNVLPAEAVREYFEKGQYIKALEVLEQHAPADKDSQVIRSMKSVVYGNAGWEYYLKGDFSRCIELSKKAVDLDPVVALYAHYNIALCYLRMERFEEARRLYSELENGEIKLEKTAHDGAVGDLVDLVRKGILAGEARAILTDIFGLSDEKINDREAAVPQSPDQL from the coding sequence ATGCCGAATATGTTCCGCTGTCCCCATTGCGGGAACGATCTGATTGTGCTGAAAAGCGATACGGGAAAGGAAGCCCTCTGTCCTGAATGCCTTTCCTGGACGGAAGTCCCTGTTGAAACGGTAAAAACGGAAAAACCGTGCAATTGTAAAATACGCATAAAGCCGCAGAACGAAGAGATCATGCCCGAAAACAGGGAAACGGCAGATATGAAAAGCGAAGCGACTGAAAACGCCGAAAAACCGGTTGAAAATGATACGGAAGCACCTGAGGCGGAAAAGGATAACGGCGGAAAGATATATACACCGGAGAGCGAACACCCCTCGACCTCATCCGCACGGGATGACGCCGCAATAGAATATAACACGGGACATCGTATGAAAGTCATGAGTTTCCGTGAGTTTCTCGAACTGGTCACTCCCCGTATCTACGTAACGATCGCCCTCATCGCAATCAACGCGATCGTCTTCATTGTCATGGCGCTGAACGGGGTCTCGATATTCTCTCCCCAGGCGGATCAGTTGATCCGATGGGGGGCGAAAGTGACTCCGCTCGTCCTCATCAATAACGAATGGTGGCGGCTTGCCACTTCCGTTTTCATTCATATCGGCCTGCTTCATTTTGCCGTGAACATGTGGGCCCTCTGGTATCTCGGCATCCTCGCGGAACGGCTATTCGGGAACATCGGTTTTCTGACTATCTATCTCGTTAGCGGATTCGGCGGAAGTGTCGCCAGTCTGTATTTCAATCCGGTCGGCGCGAGCGCAGGCGCTTCCGGCGCAATTTTCGGCATTGTCGGCGCACTTATCGCCTTTTTCGCGACCAAGGAACTGAAGATTCCTCAACAGATTTCCCGCCGGATCCTGCTGAACCTTCTCATTATCGTGGGAATCAACCTCGTGATCGGGTTTTCCTTCAACGGGATCGACAACGCGGGGCATATCGGCGGGCTTCTTACCGGCCTCGGCGCGGGATTCTTTCTCAGGCGACGCCTTCCCCCCGTCAGGGCACCCCGGCGATATCTCCGCTATCTCGGTGTCGCGGGAATCGCCGCGTATCTTTTGATAACACTTTTAACCGTATCGCCGTTTTACCGGAACAATGTCCTGCCGGCCGAGGCGGTCAGGGAATATTTCGAAAAAGGACAGTATATCAAGGCATTGGAAGTACTCGAGCAACATGCCCCCGCCGATAAAGACAGTCAGGTCATTCGCAGCATGAAATCCGTCGTTTACGGAAATGCCGGATGGGAATACTATCTGAAGGGGGATTTCTCCCGGTGCATCGAACTTTCCAAAAAAGCGGTCGACCTCGATCCCGTCGTCGCGCTTTATGCACATTACAATATCGCGCTCTGCTATCTCAGGATGGAACGATTCGAAGAGGCCCGAAGGCTGTATTCCGAACTCGAAAACGGCGAGATAAAACTCGAAAAGACCGCCCATGACGGGGCCGTCGGCGACCTCGTCGATCTCGTGAGAAAAGGCATCCTTGCCGGGGAAGCACGCGCTATATTAACGGATATATTCGGTCTTTCGGATGAAAAAATCAATGACCGGGAAGCGGCGGTCCCGCAATCGCCGGATCAGCTGTAA
- the mfd gene encoding transcription-repair coupling factor produces the protein MITLCINEILEKLKGYQPFSHLINSFRTGKLPVSVFGIQDGLLPFIVSEIHSHAKAPSLVLVSTEKEAEDVMEDLKSLCGEEVVPFPWWGVAPYKDVSPVSSVFFERTSVLEKLLAHKPVIIVAPLRAFVVPLPDPVWFKQRLYTVRKRDEIHASEVGERLTQYGYLRVPKVSVRGEFAVRGEVIDIFSPDAEHAIRIVFAFDEVEEIRLFDPATQTSISRKEEITIYPLREVLFTEETGEVLGESLRDLGVAEDDIADLKEKIGLNTEFDGIELYYPLCFRGTYSLLDYLSPNSSIFLARNEIMLTLFDAIEKEYNEQYARAKRLVKTSPPPERILLDFPRLAEKDMRKILFSSLKKEFHMDGFLFHCDPPRSFFGNIPFLKDELQSLLDVGYTIVIFGVYESQAKRIEEMLKDLQPKKGRLLVVPASISGGFSVAERKLICISESEIFGRKRPIPRSIKNAKTQIIDSFVDLEPGDYVVHLNYGIGLYCGIERIRTHLNERDYIHLEYGDSEIVYLPIEQVNLIQRYIAQEGRKPKLDRIGGKGWEKRKERVRRSVEDLADRLLSLYAKRRQQKGYSFQKDSEWQKDFEAGFPFQETDDQLRCIEEVKTDMEATLPMDRLVCGDVGYGKTEIALRAAFKAVMGGKQVAVLAPTTILTEQHYETFTERFRDFPVSIEMLSRFRPRREQKSILGRLACGGVDIIIGTHRLVQKDVVFKNLGLIVVDEEQRFGVKHKEILKELKVSVDCLTLTATPIPRTLHMALMKIRDMSILNTPPQNRLPIETSIQEFDSHIIGQAIRREVEREGQVYFLHNRIETLPQTFLFLKELVPDVSIDIAHGRMTALELEDVMHRFIHREFRILLTTTIIENGIDIPNVNTIIINRADMFGISQLYQLRGRVGRSDVPAYAYLLYPKSRVLSEIAMKRLRIISDYTELGSGFKIALKDLEIRGAGNLLGREQHGDILAVGFDMYIKLLDDVIAEKKHEGKEEEEEVYLELEYSGYIPDSYISEPVEKMEVYKKVASITNESELEIIYGEITDRFGPLPDEVTSIFSIAEIRVICKKLSISSLRERDGVITVEFSRLAKVSADRVLRLIRESGGSVFLDSRRPQCICFKIKNIGLREKAEFLRDRLSRLV, from the coding sequence ATGATAACATTATGTATAAATGAAATTTTAGAAAAATTAAAGGGGTATCAGCCATTTTCTCACCTAATTAATTCCTTCCGAACGGGAAAACTTCCGGTTTCGGTATTCGGAATACAGGACGGTCTCCTGCCGTTTATCGTCAGTGAGATCCACTCACACGCGAAGGCCCCTTCTCTGGTGCTTGTTTCAACCGAAAAAGAGGCAGAAGATGTCATGGAGGATCTCAAATCGCTTTGCGGTGAAGAGGTCGTGCCGTTTCCCTGGTGGGGTGTGGCACCTTATAAGGATGTATCACCCGTGAGTTCGGTTTTTTTTGAACGGACAAGCGTTCTCGAAAAACTTCTTGCACATAAACCCGTCATTATCGTTGCCCCCCTTCGCGCATTTGTCGTCCCCCTCCCGGATCCCGTCTGGTTCAAACAACGGCTTTATACCGTAAGAAAGCGTGACGAAATACACGCTTCGGAAGTGGGGGAACGGCTGACACAGTACGGTTATCTCCGGGTTCCAAAGGTGAGTGTCCGGGGAGAGTTTGCCGTCAGGGGCGAGGTTATCGATATTTTTTCTCCGGATGCGGAGCATGCGATCCGTATCGTTTTTGCCTTTGATGAAGTCGAGGAAATCAGGCTTTTCGATCCCGCCACGCAGACATCCATCTCGAGGAAGGAAGAAATCACCATTTATCCGCTGCGGGAAGTGCTTTTCACGGAAGAGACCGGAGAGGTGCTTGGGGAATCACTCCGGGACCTCGGCGTCGCGGAGGATGACATCGCGGATCTCAAAGAAAAAATCGGTCTCAATACGGAATTCGACGGTATCGAACTCTATTATCCCCTCTGTTTCCGGGGAACATACTCCCTTCTGGACTATCTTTCCCCGAATTCTTCCATATTTCTCGCGAGAAATGAAATCATGCTCACGCTTTTTGACGCCATCGAAAAGGAGTATAACGAACAATATGCGAGGGCGAAACGCCTTGTTAAAACGTCTCCCCCGCCCGAAAGAATTCTCCTGGATTTTCCCCGTCTCGCAGAAAAAGACATGAGGAAAATACTCTTTTCATCACTCAAGAAAGAGTTTCACATGGACGGATTTCTCTTCCACTGTGATCCTCCGCGCTCATTCTTCGGCAATATTCCTTTTTTGAAGGATGAACTGCAAAGCCTTCTCGATGTCGGGTATACCATAGTGATCTTCGGTGTCTATGAGTCGCAGGCAAAAAGGATAGAAGAGATGCTCAAGGACCTGCAGCCGAAAAAAGGGAGGCTGCTGGTTGTCCCGGCGAGTATATCCGGGGGGTTCTCCGTAGCCGAGAGAAAACTGATATGTATCAGTGAGAGCGAGATCTTCGGAAGAAAGCGGCCGATTCCCCGTTCGATAAAAAACGCGAAAACTCAAATCATCGACAGTTTCGTCGATCTCGAACCGGGCGATTACGTCGTACACCTGAATTACGGTATCGGGTTGTATTGCGGTATCGAGCGTATCCGCACCCACCTGAACGAGAGGGATTATATCCATCTTGAATACGGGGACAGTGAAATCGTGTACCTTCCCATCGAGCAGGTCAATCTTATCCAGCGGTATATCGCCCAGGAGGGGAGAAAGCCGAAACTCGACAGGATCGGGGGCAAAGGGTGGGAAAAACGGAAGGAACGGGTACGGCGTTCGGTCGAGGATCTGGCGGACCGGCTTCTTTCCCTTTATGCAAAACGAAGGCAGCAAAAGGGATATTCCTTTCAAAAAGACAGTGAATGGCAGAAGGATTTCGAAGCCGGTTTCCCGTTTCAGGAGACCGACGATCAACTGCGCTGTATCGAGGAAGTAAAGACCGATATGGAGGCGACACTTCCCATGGACAGACTGGTGTGCGGTGATGTGGGATACGGGAAAACGGAGATCGCCCTCCGAGCCGCTTTCAAGGCCGTCATGGGGGGCAAACAGGTCGCGGTGCTGGCCCCCACGACAATTCTCACCGAACAACACTATGAGACCTTTACCGAGCGTTTCAGGGACTTCCCCGTTTCGATTGAAATGCTGTCCCGTTTCAGACCCAGGAGAGAACAGAAGTCGATTCTCGGGCGGCTCGCTTGCGGGGGGGTGGATATCATCATCGGGACGCACCGTCTCGTGCAAAAGGATGTCGTTTTCAAAAACCTCGGTCTGATCGTCGTCGATGAGGAGCAGCGTTTCGGCGTGAAGCACAAGGAAATACTCAAGGAGTTGAAGGTGAGTGTGGACTGTCTGACACTCACGGCAACACCGATTCCCCGAACCCTCCATATGGCGCTGATGAAAATCCGCGATATGTCGATTTTGAACACACCGCCCCAGAACAGACTGCCGATAGAGACCTCTATTCAGGAGTTCGACTCACATATTATCGGGCAGGCGATCAGGCGTGAGGTGGAAAGGGAAGGTCAGGTCTATTTCCTTCACAATAGAATAGAAACCCTTCCCCAGACCTTTCTTTTCCTGAAAGAACTCGTTCCCGATGTTTCCATCGATATCGCCCATGGAAGGATGACCGCGCTGGAACTCGAGGATGTCATGCATCGTTTCATCCACCGGGAATTCCGGATTCTTCTCACCACCACGATCATCGAAAACGGCATCGATATTCCGAATGTCAACACCATCATCATCAACCGGGCGGACATGTTCGGGATTTCCCAGCTGTATCAACTCCGGGGAAGGGTTGGCAGGTCCGACGTGCCGGCTTACGCCTATCTCCTCTATCCGAAATCGAGGGTACTGAGCGAGATCGCAATGAAGCGCTTGAGGATCATATCGGATTACACGGAGCTGGGTTCGGGATTCAAGATCGCGCTCAAGGATCTCGAAATACGGGGTGCCGGTAATCTGCTCGGGCGCGAGCAGCACGGCGATATTCTTGCCGTGGGATTCGACATGTACATCAAATTACTCGATGATGTAATCGCCGAGAAGAAACACGAAGGAAAGGAAGAAGAGGAAGAGGTATATCTCGAACTCGAATATTCGGGATATATTCCCGATTCCTATATCAGCGAACCGGTCGAAAAAATGGAGGTGTATAAAAAGGTCGCATCGATAACCAATGAAAGCGAACTCGAGATCATCTACGGGGAAATCACCGACAGGTTCGGTCCGCTTCCGGACGAAGTGACGAGTATTTTCTCCATCGCGGAGATACGTGTCATTTGCAAGAAACTTTCGATTTCGTCGCTCAGGGAACGGGACGGGGTGATAACCGTCGAGTTTTCTCGTCTGGCAAAGGTCTCGGCGGACAGGGTGCTGCGGCTTATACGGGAGAGCGGCGGATCGGTTTTCCTCGACAGCAGGCGGCCACAGTGCATCTGCTTTAAAATAAAAAATATCGGACTCAGGGAAAAGGCCGAGTTCCTCAGGGACAGGCTTTCCCGGCTGGTCTGA
- a CDS encoding PilZ domain-containing protein, with amino-acid sequence MDRPFEKREYRRLDINIAVSYDLDKGRKWTETETKNLSAGGICLLTKEALQAGTHLTLKFRLPDTSESLEVRGEIMWNQKYVINDEEYYDNGIKFIAMSERERGLIGKYIDGIAVNG; translated from the coding sequence ATGGATCGACCATTCGAAAAACGGGAATATCGGCGTCTCGATATCAATATCGCGGTTTCCTACGATCTCGACAAGGGCCGGAAGTGGACTGAAACGGAGACCAAAAATCTGAGTGCCGGCGGCATCTGCCTTCTCACAAAGGAAGCACTCCAGGCCGGAACTCATCTCACATTGAAGTTCAGGCTTCCCGATACAAGCGAGTCGCTCGAGGTGAGGGGTGAAATTATGTGGAACCAAAAATATGTCATTAATGACGAGGAATATTACGATAATGGAATAAAGTTCATCGCGATGAGTGAAAGGGAACGGGGACTGATCGGGAAATACATCGACGGTATTGCCGTTAACGGTTGA
- a CDS encoding PilZ domain-containing protein: protein MVKDKRRYRRRFISLNVAYDMSPEQRWLESTTRDIGAGGICLITTSPIEVGKVVDIKFHIPDEQKPVKVSGKIVWNEEYKEGGGGKFYNGIQFIRIDEADRDLIGKYVDSATFLRK from the coding sequence ATGGTGAAAGACAAAAGACGATACAGACGGCGGTTTATTTCATTGAACGTGGCGTACGACATGAGTCCGGAACAGCGGTGGCTCGAGTCAACGACAAGGGATATCGGAGCGGGGGGAATCTGTCTGATTACGACATCCCCGATCGAGGTCGGAAAGGTCGTCGATATCAAGTTTCATATACCGGACGAACAAAAACCGGTCAAAGTTTCGGGCAAAATCGTGTGGAATGAAGAGTATAAGGAGGGTGGGGGCGGCAAATTCTACAACGGTATCCAGTTTATCCGGATCGATGAAGCGGACAGGGACCTGATCGGGAAATATGTGGACAGCGCGACCTTTCTGCGTAAATGA
- a CDS encoding elongation factor G, with translation MDSTKMRNIGISAHIDSGKTTLTERILYYCKKIHRIGEVRGKDGKGATMDSMALEKERGITIASAATNVSWKDHSINIIDTPGHVDFTIEVERALRVLDGAILVLCAVGGVQSQSITVNRQLNRYNVPRLAFVNKCDRVGANPVKVKEQLKEKLGHNAVLMQIPMGLEADFKGVIDLVGMKALTFDGAQGEIVTESEIPEEYAREAAEMRIELIETASMYCDELAAHYLEGTESERHIIEAIRRGTISRELTPVFIGSAYKNKGVQPLIDAVIRFLPSPVDVVHHAFDLNENEKKVELKPDPSLPALAHAFKLEDGPYGQLTYIRLYRGTIRKGTELTNIRTRKKVRIGRLVRMHAETMEDISEASGGDIVALFGIDCVSGDTFNENGCAYAMTGMYVPEPVISLALKPKDKKSEDAMSKALNRFTKEDPSFQSEVDPESNQTLIRGMGELHLDVYIERMRREYGVQLETGMPQVAYRETITRPAAFDYTHKKQTGGAGQYGRIAGAIEPFSEDGFEFVDEIKGGVIPKEYIPSCEKGFRACLSKGGLIGFPIVGVKVTINDGTFHPVDSSDVAFQSAAIGGFRQAYMKAEPVILEPVMKVVVESPSEFLGAVLTTINQRRGMIVSTSEDDTFSQVEAEVPLSEMFGYSTVIRSVSQGKAEFTMEFARYGRVPASIAEELVKKERSKE, from the coding sequence ATGGATTCGACAAAGATGAGAAATATCGGGATCAGTGCGCATATTGATTCCGGAAAGACAACCCTTACCGAAAGGATACTCTATTACTGCAAGAAGATACACCGCATCGGAGAAGTGCGGGGCAAGGACGGTAAAGGGGCGACCATGGATTCGATGGCCCTTGAAAAAGAACGGGGGATCACGATCGCCTCTGCGGCGACGAATGTCTCATGGAAAGACCATTCGATCAATATCATCGATACGCCGGGACATGTGGACTTCACCATCGAGGTCGAACGGGCGCTTCGAGTTTTGGACGGTGCCATCCTCGTTCTCTGCGCCGTCGGCGGTGTTCAATCCCAATCCATCACCGTCAACCGGCAGCTCAACCGTTACAATGTACCGCGTCTCGCCTTTGTCAACAAATGCGACCGCGTGGGCGCCAATCCCGTGAAAGTCAAGGAACAACTCAAAGAAAAACTCGGTCATAACGCGGTCCTCATGCAGATACCGATGGGACTCGAGGCTGATTTCAAAGGCGTCATCGACCTTGTCGGCATGAAGGCCCTCACCTTCGATGGTGCCCAGGGAGAAATAGTCACGGAATCGGAGATACCGGAGGAGTACGCCCGTGAGGCAGCCGAGATGCGTATCGAACTTATCGAGACCGCGTCGATGTACTGTGACGAACTTGCCGCACACTACCTCGAAGGGACAGAGTCTGAACGGCACATTATCGAAGCGATACGAAGAGGCACCATTTCCCGTGAATTGACTCCGGTATTTATCGGTTCGGCATATAAAAACAAGGGGGTTCAACCCCTTATTGACGCGGTTATACGGTTCCTTCCCTCCCCGGTTGATGTCGTCCATCACGCGTTCGATCTGAACGAAAACGAAAAAAAAGTCGAGCTGAAACCGGACCCTTCTCTCCCGGCTTTGGCACACGCGTTCAAACTCGAAGACGGACCTTACGGACAGCTGACCTACATCAGGCTGTACAGGGGAACCATTAGAAAAGGCACCGAACTTACCAATATCAGAACAAGAAAAAAAGTCAGAATCGGGCGGCTGGTCCGGATGCACGCGGAAACGATGGAAGATATAAGCGAGGCTTCGGGCGGCGATATTGTCGCACTCTTCGGAATAGATTGCGTGTCCGGAGACACCTTTAACGAGAATGGGTGCGCGTATGCGATGACCGGGATGTATGTTCCCGAACCGGTGATTTCCCTTGCCCTGAAACCAAAAGATAAAAAGTCCGAAGACGCGATGTCGAAAGCGCTGAATCGCTTTACAAAAGAAGACCCCTCGTTCCAGAGCGAGGTCGACCCCGAATCGAACCAGACCCTGATCCGGGGAATGGGCGAACTCCATCTCGATGTCTACATCGAACGGATGCGGCGAGAATACGGCGTACAACTCGAAACGGGTATGCCCCAGGTCGCCTACAGGGAAACCATTACCCGGCCGGCGGCCTTCGACTACACCCATAAAAAGCAGACGGGAGGCGCCGGACAATACGGCCGGATCGCCGGTGCCATCGAGCCCTTTTCAGAGGATGGCTTCGAGTTCGTCGATGAGATCAAGGGGGGGGTGATTCCGAAAGAATATATCCCGTCCTGCGAAAAGGGCTTTCGTGCCTGTCTTTCGAAGGGGGGGCTTATCGGTTTTCCGATTGTCGGGGTAAAGGTCACAATTAATGACGGGACGTTCCATCCCGTGGATTCATCCGACGTCGCCTTTCAGTCTGCCGCAATCGGGGGATTCAGACAGGCCTACATGAAAGCGGAACCCGTTATCCTCGAACCGGTGATGAAGGTCGTTGTCGAAAGCCCCTCCGAGTTTCTCGGCGCGGTCCTCACCACGATTAATCAGCGGAGGGGGATGATCGTCAGCACAAGTGAAGACGATACATTCTCGCAGGTAGAAGCCGAAGTGCCGCTTTCGGAAATGTTCGGGTATTCGACCGTCATTCGTTCCGTGTCCCAGGGCAAGGCCGAGTTTACCATGGAGTTCGCCAGATACGGAAGGGTTCCGGCCTCTATCGCCGAGGAACTTGTAAAAAAGGAGAGGAGCAAGGAATAA
- a CDS encoding arsenate reductase family protein, translating into MIQIFGLKKCRNTQKAERFFRERGVGFQFINLEEKGMSKGELESAARAVGIENMIDREGREYDKAGMRYMDFDIEEVLLENPLLLKTPIVRKGGMAAAGFMPDEWKKFLL; encoded by the coding sequence ATGATTCAAATATTCGGACTCAAAAAATGCAGAAATACACAAAAGGCGGAGCGATTTTTCAGGGAGCGCGGCGTCGGGTTTCAGTTCATCAATCTGGAGGAAAAAGGAATGAGCAAGGGCGAGCTTGAAAGCGCGGCAAGAGCGGTAGGGATCGAAAACATGATAGACCGCGAGGGCAGGGAATACGATAAAGCCGGTATGCGGTACATGGATTTCGATATTGAAGAGGTTCTGCTTGAAAATCCTCTTCTCCTGAAAACCCCGATCGTGAGAAAGGGCGGGATGGCGGCGGCCGGGTTTATGCCGGATGAATGGAAAAAGTTTCTTCTGTGA